The region ATTTGgcgtttttgtccttttgtgagtcttaattcttctcttccttttaagATTGATGCTTTCATTTTAACAGTGTCTGTTCCTTTACTTCAGTTCAGAATCAAATCCTGAGTACCGTGTTGTGTGAACACCCATTTTCTAGGATCTATAGTGATTTCAAGTAGAAAAATAGTCACAGCCTTTACCTCTCATATCATTGTGTATCAGTATGAAGAAAATGCATACAAGGAGTATTACCCTAATTACAATTCTACATGCTGAGCAGTAATGGGTCTTATAGATGTTACACTACACAAAGTAGAGATAATGATATAAACCCAAACGTTAGCAGAGAATTCATGGAGAAGTTGCAACTTGAgagttcaaatttttttttttttgtggagttttGTAACAATTTGGTGACTGCTTTTAAAATCTCTTTGTTCCCTCAATAATCATGTAACACAAAAGAAAGTTCAAGAGTATTATTCATGTTGTATAGAATACTgagtaaaatcagaaaaaattaaaattgtttttaatactACTAATAGTAAACAGATGGTAATAATAATGAGCAACTGTTAATCATAATAATCATAGACAATAATGATAATAGTCTTCTATAAATGCCAGGACTTCTTCAAGATGCTTTACTTATATTAAATGATTTAATTCACGTAACAACACTAAATGTTGGTATAGTTGTTAACCATTTTCCAGCTGAGCGAATTGTGACCTGGGAAGATTAATTAATTTACATGAAGTCATCACACAGGTAGATGATGTTGGAGCTCTAATTCAAAATTCCCATCCGTCAAGGGAATACTGTTCTTTAACCATGGCCccaatccctggtggtgcagtggctaagtgcttgtcTGCCACCCAAAAGTTCAGGGtataaacccaccagctactccaagggagaaagaggtggtggtctgcttctgtaaagattcacagccttggaaacactttgggacagttctcctctgtcttatagggtccctatgggttggaatcaactcccctgaaaagagttttttttttttttttaaatcatggcaCCATACTTCTCCTCCGCTTAGTGGACAAGGTGCAAAGCCATTAGAATGGAGAGATGAAAAGGAAGGTGAGGCAAGAGATGCAAGGgatgcaaaatttaaggaggcactcagTTTTGGGATTGTGCAAGTGCGAGGATGGCCCTGAATTCCTCCTTATATTTTGCCCTTAGAAGCCTAACTGACTAGTCTTTGTCCTGGCCCTGATGAGAGGGAATGGTGGGAAAACTAATCGCCAATAAATGAACTTTAAAGCGCTTTATCTACCTATTTTACTAGGCAATTTGTTAAACTACAGGCTTAAAGAACATATTATCGTAATTGTAATGATAGAGCCAAGGAAGGGAACAGTTTAAAATTGGTAGACAGGTGATAAATTTTACCAATATTATCTCACTGAATTCTCACAAAGAAGCAACCTTAGAAACTTTAAATAATTCACATCAAACAGATAACAGAGGCACATGTGGGAGATGCCGCGGCCTCCTTCCCGATGATCTCAGGCAGGCCTTCCGGGTAACTGGCTGCAGCGTCTACGTCGGCACCTGCTGCTCCACCTGGTGTTTTCATGTTGTGGAGCTGGCTTTTCTCCTTAAACCTCACGAACCAGcctctgctggatttgaacttatcttctgcagcttcctcactctctcagccttcatagaatttagGTTTGAgacttgctctggattaggctttggcttaaggaaacgttgtggctggtttgatcttccatCCAGACCTCTAAAATGTCCTCCATGTCGGCAATAAGgatgtttcattttcttatcatttgtgtgttcactggagtagcagtTTTAATTTCCTTCCAGAACTTTTCCTTAGCATTCAGAACTTGGCTAACTGGTGCTAGaggcttagctttaggtctaCCTCAGCTTTAGGTCCACCTCAGCTTTCGACATACCTTCCtcgctaagcttaatcatttctaacttttgatttaaagtgagagacatgagattcttcctttcacttgaacacttagaggctatTGTAGGgatattaattggcctaatttcaatattgtcatgtgtCAGGGAATAGTGAGGCACCAGGAGAGGGACAGAGAAGGGAGAATGCCCGGTCGCTGAAACAGAACACAGGATTAAGTTCGCTGTCTTGCATGAGTGCAGTCGGTGGCCCCCCAAAACAATTGcgatagtaacatcaaagatcactgattacagatcaccataacagataaaataataatgaaaaaccttgcaatattgcaagaattacccaaatgtgacacagagaaacaaagtgaacacatgttgttggaaaaatggtgcagaTAGAGTTGTTCCATGCAGGGCTGTCAGaacctttcaattaaaaaaaatgcaacataTGCAAAGTGCAATAAAGCAAAGTGTAATCAAACTAGGTACACCTGTAAATCATGGAGACTGGAGTCAAACCCAAgtccactgaaaaagaaaaacagatactGACTTGCACTCACAAAATCCATGTGCAATTGGTCAAATTATTCACACTGAGTAAATCTCAATATCTTTACACTACAGAAAATGGAGTTTAGAAACAGTTATCTGAAGTGCTGTGTTTTgaggaacaacaaaaacaaaggcagGTGCACACAGCACAACGGGAATAGCATAACAGCTAATATCTTTCCTCCTCCTATCCAACACACATACCTGCTGGTAAAAAATACCCTCTGTGCTATCCCAGTTTTTCCAGGGAGACTACATTTATCGTTCATGTCTGAATCAATGTTCCCAGGCTAATTTCCCTGAATAAAATCCTCTGTCTTACCCACTCACTTAATATCTTACGAAAAGATATTTGTCTTATTCCCCTATGTAAAATGAAATAGTCTCacaattttctttctaaactatcTAATATGAATTGTGTAATAGGAACTTATATGCTTAAAATCATCAAGTGATGGGAGAATGAAGCGATAAAAGGCAGTTGAAAATGTGTGTTAAAAGGCAGTTTATAATATAGTGGTTGAGAAGCTTAACTGAGAAAATGCAGACAGGTACAATTGGATAGTCAAGGTGTGTAATTAATTTAAAGTGAGATTAGATGGCAAAGTTGAGGGTCTATCTCTAGCCGTCATCAATTGCTCCAGTGTTTGTGCTGAGTCAGGTATAGCTTGATCTGTCCTGGGCTGTTCTCCGAAAGTATAGTgaaagatcttaaaataaatgTGAGGGGACTGTTTACTGTGGTTTAATAGGGAGATGTGGGGTATACATAAACTGTATCATTCTTAAAGTGCCAACAGTTGCAGTGATCATAAAATCCAACCTGGATACCTCAATACAATTTagagaagagacaaagagatACAGGAAGGTAAAGGAAATGCTCATGTAAATTTACGTTTTCCACAGATGAATCATCAAGAAAAACCTCCAGAAGAAAATCTAACTGAGCTGATGGATTTTGTTCTCTTGGGCTTTGCTGACATGTCCCATCTCCAGTGgtttctttttggattatttttaattatctatATCATTATCCTGTTGAGCAATGGCACCATATTTCTAATAACAAAAATGGATCCCACTCTTCAGAGCCCTGTGTATTTTTTCTTGGccaatttttccttcttggaaataTGCTATGCATCAACCACTCTCCCCAGAATGCTGATGAATCTTGGGACCCAGAGAAGAAGAATTTCTTTAGTTGCCTGTGCTACACAAATGTGCTTTTTCCTTATGTTCAGAGTCACAGAGTGTTTGCTCctggcagtgatggcctatgaccgctatgtggccatttgtaaccctctgcAGTATCCTCTAGTCATGAACCACAGAGTCTGCATCCAGTTGGTGACTGGCTCCTGGACCACTGGAATCCCATTTCTTATAGAGTACACATATCAGATTTTTTCTCTGCCTTTTTGTGGATCTAACCAAAtcaaccacttcttctgtgacatttTCCCAATACTCAAGCTGGCTTGTGGGGACACATTTGTAAATGAGATGTTGGCCTATACGGTTGCTGTGCTATTTGTCATGGTTCCATTTCTGTTGGTACTTGGCTCCTACAGTAAAAtcatctccatcatcctgaagttcCCATCAGCCACAAGTTGAGCCAAAGCCTTCTCTACCTGCTCATCTCATCTTATGGTTGTGGTGTTATTCTTTGGATCAGCCATTATTACATACTTAAGGCCCAACACTAGACACTCAGAGGGAACTGACAAAGTTCTATCTCTTTTCTACACTATCTTAACTCCTATGTTTAATCCCATGATATATAGCCTAAGGAACAAGGATGTCATAATTGCACTCAGAAAATTGTTGTGTAAATAATTCACTTCATTACATAATGAGCTAAATGTATAAGAATTGttttcttacatattttgaaTCAGATTTCAATAgctatatacatttatttatggattgaattatgcccacaaaaatgtgtgttaacctgactaggccatgatttctagtattgtgtgatagtccaccgttttgtcctatgagtcagaatattcTAGAAAGCAAAGGGTTTGATGTGGTGATTTTCCttagtgttgtaaatcttatgtCTAAGATGTTAAAGATAAagaattagcggcagttatgttaatgaggtaggactcaatctacaacattaggttgtatcttcagtcaatctgttttggaataaaagagagaagtgactgGGGAAATTCCCACCACCAAGAATAAAGAACAAGGAGGGGAGTGCATCCTTGGTCCCGAGGTCCCTGCatttgagaagctcctaaaccagaggaagattgatgacaaggaccttcccccagagccaacagagaaagaaagcttcccctggagctgtccccctgaatctggacttctagcctcctgggctatgagaatagatttttctttgttaagcgatatacttggggtatttcttttatagaagTAAGAAATTACTAAGGTACCTTGTCTTTCcatacagtaaaaattatttccaaatttaaaaTCACTTCTGATGTTGTCAAAACTTTCTGCTCAAATTATATAAGTAATATATGTATTAGCAGATAGCAAATCAATCCATTAGTAATTCtataatttctttgttccatcaatttcagactgcagaaagtggtaaaaaccttcaatttcttcttctttggccttagtggttggtgtataagttTGAATAAgaagtcttattaactggttttccttgaaggactatggatattatcctatcactgacagcattatacttcaggatagctcttgaaatgttctttttgcagatgaatgcaacaccattcctcttcaacttgtcattcacggaatagtagaccatataattttcCATGGCCAAtatcagtacatttcagctcactaatgccgagGATATGAATGTTTATGCATcccctttcatttttgacaacttccaattttcccagattcatacttcatgcattccacattccaattattaatggattcttgcagctgtttcttcttatttttattcatgccacatctgcaaatggaggtcccatttgactccattcatatcattaaggtcaactctactttgaggaggcagtcatattttgagtgccttccaacctgaggtcttctggcactataacaAACAATGTCCTGCtgttattcgtaaggttttcactggctaaatattttcagaagtagacttccctgtccttcttcctagactgtcttagtctggaagctcagctgaaacccgtccgccatgggtgaccctgctggtatttcagtactggtggcatagcttccagcatcaaagcgacacacaagcccacacagtatgacaaactggcagacacgtgttggcagggaaattagagtactggaaatggaataaaCAATGTAATTAAAGGGAACGTTGACGTATTATTGTGATAAATGTACCTAATGTCACTagcaatttgtgtggaaattgtcaaactggAACCTAAcgtgctatgtaaactttcaccaaaaactaaataaaatattattttaaaaaatatatattgcaaattaattgaaaaaaatcttaaaaaaaatactcatgtAATTCTAAAGCAAATGGATTCATAGAACATCACCACCCATCAATTACCAACCATGTCCTGGTCACACTAACCCCTATCCCAACAGCAATCCCGAGTTTGACTTTTATTATAATCACACACTTATTTTTCTACACATATTTCACTATGTAGCTATGTCTACGAAAAAATACAAGTCAATATTCCCTGTGCAAACTTTATGTAAAACAAGTCGTGTGGTTTGTGTTCTGTGCATTTTAATTTCATCAAAGAACATTGTGTTTTATAAATCATTCATATTATTTCACATGCTTACAGTTTGTTCAGTTTTGTTCCTATCATTTCAGGTATAAATATTCAGAGTTTTGAAAAATTCATTCTACTATGGTGAACATTTGGGATGTTTCCATTTTGGGCCATGCGTACTTTTGCTTTGCACATAAGAACTCATTAGAATGGGGTTTCTACCTAAAAGTATCAGGCATTTATTTAACTCTCAAATAATTTTTCAGAGCAGATGTATCAATTTATACTTGTAATAGCAACATTTGTAAGTACCAATGTGATATTCCACTTCATGACCAGAACTCATCATTATCATCCTTTATAATTTTTACCCATTAGCTTGATATAGGatgtcattgtagtttcaatttgaacGGTTATTGAAGTTAAGGTAGGacatattttaatatgtttatggatttttctcttttaaagtgCATGCAAGTGTCAATTGATcaattttcttttgaattatttgtctttattattATCGATTTGACCTTTTCTTTTATATTAGGGACATAATCTCTTTGTCAGTTATATATCCTGAAACTATTTTCACATTCATTAGCTTTACTTTTAACTCCCTAAATGTACTTTAATAAATAGTtatctaaatttaaatttaggCATATGAATGAATCAATttgaagaaacaaaccaaaatgtTTATGAATGAGTAGACTTAAAACCAAATCGCATATAGTTTCCagcatttaaaacaaagaaaacacttccATTTCTGATTAACTTTCAGCGGCTCACAGAAAGCCAATGTTTCTGCTTCAGCCACTAGAAAAACCTGGAtacgttttttaaaaattattttaagtggCATCCTAtagatgtgaaagaaaaaaaaggctgatgagaatattataatgaaaacTCATAAAGTCAGAGAAAGACAAACCATTTAACGATTCTCATTTAATTGGCTTACAATCTTTTGCAATTACAAACAATGTTACAATACAGATTAATTGGATAATTTCATATGTGTGCAAGTTCTATTGGTTCGaagactaaataaaacaaaaaaccactgatGTCAAATAGATTCCAAATCATGGACACCCCGTGTGTTAAAGAATAGAACTTCTCTGTAGGGCTTTCTTGCTTGtactcttaacagaagcagattgccaggcctttcttctgctgtgttgagggtgggctcaaaccaccaacctgtaggttagtacCCAAAACAACTGAGTGTGATTAGGCTATGCTTGGAGTTaatctttttgtgtctcttctgattgGGATTTGTGTAGCTTCCTACAGTTTCAGACTTGATTCTCCGTTTGGATTTGGGAAACTGTCTCTGATTATATCTTGgaaaatcatttctatgtttctactttttttgtgGAGTTCTGGGATcccaataattctaatgttaaaTTTCTTCATTGAATGCCATAttcctttttgggttttttttcgcttttctttttgtttctgttcagacctgataagttcagttattttgtcttctcgttTATTCCATCTTCTGTCTGTTCAAttctattgttgagtgtttctcttgctttttctaaatCAGTTGCTTTATTCTCCAGTTCCAATGgttctctttgttttattttttggatgtTTTGATTTCATTGTTGAATCTTActttgttcctccatttgtttcctgatctctgcTAGTTTGTATTCTGTATGCTTTTatgtttctttaaacatatttagcaccatcGTCTGAAAATTATTAATTCTTTGCATTAGGCTGACCTCCGTAGGggaaatttcctcttcttcatgtttcGCTTTTGGATTGGTTTTTCTTATATTGTGA is a window of Elephas maximus indicus isolate mEleMax1 chromosome 20, mEleMax1 primary haplotype, whole genome shotgun sequence DNA encoding:
- the LOC126063729 gene encoding olfactory receptor 10AG1-like, coding for MNHQEKPPEENLTELMDFVLLGFADMSHLQWFLFGLFLIIYIIILLSNGTIFLITKMDPTLQSPVYFFLANFSFLEICYASTTLPRMLMNLGTQRRRISLVACATQMCFFLMFRVTECLLLAVMAYDRYVAICNPLQYPLVMNHRVCIQLVTGSWTTGIPFLIEYTYQIFSLPFCGSNQINHFFCDIFPILKLACGDTFVNEMLAYTVAVLFVMVPFLLVLGSYSKIISIILKFPSATS